From the genome of Hymenobacter sp. PAMC 26628, one region includes:
- a CDS encoding site-specific integrase, whose translation MASVTFDGQRHKVYVGISIPPKHWDKEDQKALTRGYSHTSNGKINDTLKDPRERLLKCYDDHRAVGTFPSLATLKAVAEPVQAAPEPAPEQPIPEPEPAGPGFFTTFATWIESKALTQSPNTLRTYRTSLRHLRDLQQAEGYAVDFATVGNGFARHLLTKRNLVDSAVHKNLFRLKHFLTWAINNGFPVVADPKKFGWQLREQDILTLTRAEVQRLSDLDLSARPALDNARALFLIGVYTGLRFSDVAALRPEHIQADRLRVTTQKTRLTVTVPVRPEARPLLARVSEGTLRPLANQKLNGHLKELARLAEIDAPTERVR comes from the coding sequence ATCGCATCAGTCACATTTGACGGGCAGCGGCACAAGGTCTACGTGGGTATTTCCATTCCCCCGAAGCACTGGGATAAAGAGGACCAAAAAGCCCTGACCCGCGGCTACTCCCACACCAGCAACGGCAAAATCAACGACACCCTGAAAGACCCCAGGGAGCGGCTGCTAAAGTGCTACGACGACCACCGCGCCGTAGGCACCTTCCCTTCCCTCGCTACACTGAAGGCGGTAGCCGAGCCGGTGCAAGCCGCGCCCGAACCAGCGCCGGAGCAACCCATCCCCGAGCCGGAGCCGGCCGGGCCCGGCTTCTTTACCACCTTCGCTACCTGGATTGAAAGCAAGGCCCTCACCCAAAGCCCCAACACGCTCCGCACCTACCGCACTTCACTACGCCACCTGCGCGACTTGCAGCAGGCGGAAGGCTACGCCGTAGACTTCGCCACGGTGGGCAACGGCTTCGCCCGCCACCTGCTCACCAAGCGCAACCTCGTGGACAGCGCCGTTCACAAGAACCTATTCCGGCTCAAACACTTCCTGACCTGGGCCATCAACAACGGCTTTCCGGTAGTGGCCGACCCCAAGAAATTTGGCTGGCAGCTCCGCGAGCAAGATATATTGACCCTCACCCGCGCCGAGGTGCAGCGTCTGAGCGACCTTGACTTGAGCGCCCGCCCGGCCCTCGATAACGCCCGCGCCCTATTTCTCATCGGGGTGTACACCGGCCTGCGCTTCTCCGACGTGGCCGCCCTGCGCCCCGAGCACATCCAGGCTGACCGCCTCCGGGTAACCACTCAAAAAACCCGGCTCACCGTCACGGTGCCGGTGCGCCCCGAGGCCCGCCCGCTGCTGGCCCGCGTCAGCGAAGGCACCCTGCGCCCCCTTGCCAACCAAAAGCTGAACGGCCA